The DNA window CGTCCGCGATCTAGGGTGTGGGCACCGCCCGACGAGGCAAGATCCGCGAGTCCCGAACCGCTGGACGAACAGCCGTCGGAGCATGGCCAGGGGAAGGTTCCCGACATGTCTGAGGTAATCCGGCTTTCCCCTCGGGAGATCGCCGAGCTGTACGCGTCCGGCCTCGACACCGATGTGGTCACGGTGCCCGCCGCGACCGAGACCCCACGTGCCGCGGACGTGCTGACGATCGTGGATCTGGACGGTCCGCTGACCGCCCCGGAGCAGGTGGCGACCGCGCTGCGGAACTCCGCCCGCGTCCTGATCGGCATCGCCCGGCATCCTCTCCCTCCCGCCTGCGCCCCCGTCTGCGAGGCCCTGACGCTGACCGTGAGCGCCGTCCCGCAGCCGGGCCGCGCCCATGTCCTCGTGGACGATCCCGAGGCCGAACTCGACCGGCTGATCGCCGCGGTCGATGCCGCCCCGCGCGCCGCCCTCGCTCTGGCGGGACTGCTGCGTCTGACCGCCACGGCGTCCGTGCGCGACGGGTTGGTGGCCGAGTCACTGGCGTACTCGGCGCTGCTGGGCGGGCCGGAGTTCGCCGCGTGGCGGGCCGCGCGCCCTGCCCGCCGTGTGCCGCCGGTCCCGTCCGACGTCGTACTGCTGGAGCGTGCGGACGATGTGCTGCGGATGACGTTGAACCGCCCCGACCGGCGCAACGCGCTGGGGCACGGACTGCGCGACGGCCTCATCCGGGCTCTGGAACTCGTGCTCGCCGACACCTCCCTGAAAGTCGCGGAACTCCGAGGTGAAGGGGCGTCGTTCTGCAGCGGCGGCGATCTGGACGAGTTCGGCAGCGCCGTGGATCCCGCGTCCGCCCACGTGGTACGGCTGTCCCGCAGCGCGGGATGGCTGGTCCACCGCTGCGCGGACCGGGTACGGCCGTATCTGCACGGCGCCTGTGTCGGTGCGGGCATGGAGGTTCCCGCGTTCGCCGACATCGTGGTGGCCGATCCCGGCGCATGGTTCATGCTGCCGGAGCGGAGCCTCGGCCTGGTGCCGGGCGCGGGCGGGACGGTCAGCGTGACCCGGCGGATCGGTCCCTGGCGCACCGCGTGGATGACGCTGACCGGGGACAGGGTGACAGCCCGGCGGGCGCTGGAGTGGGGCCTGGTGGACCGGGTCGAGCCCTGTGTCCCATAGGCAGGGCTCCCCGGCCCCGGGACTGCCGCTTCCGCTCGCCGGCCTGCGGGTGAGCGCCCCGGAGGCGGTGGACGCGGCCGCGGCACCTGCCGTACGGCTGCTGACCGCGCTGGGTGCGGCCGGTCCCCTGGGCGCGGCCGGGTCCGGCGGCACCGGGACCCCGCAGGTGAGGGCATGCGGAGGGCGCGCGGAGGGCGCGCGCCCGGATTTCCCTGACGGCGACGACACCGGGCCCGGGGTGGCCGACGCCCTGGTGGTGTCCGGCCCGGCCGGGCAGACCTCCGGCACCGTTCCGATCCCCCGGTTCCACCCCGACGACGACTGGGCGGCGTGCGGGGCGATGGAGTTGACGGGAAGGGCCGGCGGGCCGCCGCTGCGGGCCCCCGGCGCACCGGCGTCCGCAGCCCGGGGAGCCCTGCTGGCGTACGAGCTGTTGCTGCGGCTCGCGGGTCGGCCCGCCACCGGGCTGCCCGGTGCCGGGATCCTCGCCGAGCGGGCCGCCCTCACGGGCATGCGCCGGCGGGGCCCGGTCTCGGTCGGGGGGTCGTTGCGGCTGCTGCCTCACCGCCGCCGCCCTGGACGCGGGCGGTACGCCGCCCCGTGGCGCCCCGCCCGCCGCGCCCGCCGCCCGCACCCCGTCCACGCCGGCCCCCACGTCGGGCGCCGACACCGACCGGGTGCTCGCGGAGTACGGGATCCGGTACGGAACGCGCTGATCGCTCCGGCGCCGTCGGCAACGCTGCCCGGCAGCGGGCGAAAGGGGACGGGCACAGGCGCGGAACTGAGTGGCAGTCAGACAGGCGTCCATGTCGAACCTGCTAAACTATTTGCCTCAAGTATTGGATCTGCCTGATCACAAATACCATGATGCATCGGGCTATGCGCCTCCCGGGTATCCACTCGGACCGGGGGCACCAGACGTAGGGAGAGTTTCGATGGCTCAGGCAGCCCGGGACGTCAGCACCGGAATGCTCATGCCACAGGCGGAGCGCATGCGCGTAGGCCGCCAGGTCCGCGTGCCCAAGACCGCTGAGCTCATCGCCGCTGCCCTGCGTCGCCAGATCGTCCACCGGGAGCTGGAGCCTGGAGACGCGCTGCCGTCCGAATCCTCCCTGATGGAGCAGTTCGGCGTCTCCCGGCCGACACTGCGGGAGGCCTACCGGGTCCTGGAGTCCGAGGGCCTGATCAACGTCAGGCGTGGAGCGCACGGCGGCGCACGGGTGACCGCGCCCGATGCCGAGGTCGCCGCCAGGTACGCCGGATTGATCCTGGAATACCGCGAGGCCACCCTGGCGGACGTCTACCGCGCCAGCGCCGTCCTGGAGCCGCCGTGCGCCCGGTCCCTGGCCAACAAGCACACGGCCACCGCCCTCAACCGGCTCCGTGCCGCGGTCGAGGCCGAGAAGGCCGTGCTGGACGACCCCATGGCACTGGTCGCCGCCCAGGACGCCTTTCACGCCCTGCTCGTCGAACTCGCCGGGAACCAGACGCTCAACCTGCTGAGCAGCATGCTGCGCTACATCGTTGACCGTGCCAATGCCGCTCACCTGGCCGACGCCCTCGATTCCGAGGTCCACAAGAGCCAGAGCCGCAAGGCGCACCGCACCCACGTCAAGCTCGTGGATCTCATCGCGGCGGGCAAGGCCGACGAAGCCGAGAAGCTCTGGGCACGCCACATCACCGCCGCGGACGACGCGGTCAACGCGGCGGGGTCCAAGACGCTGCTGGACCTCCTCAACTGACCCTTCCGCCGTACCGGCGCTCAGCCACGACCTGCCGCCCGTCGTTCACCGGACGCCGGGGCCGAGGTCGGCGCCCGCCGGTGCGGTGGAGCACACCGGCCACGGTGGCTTCCGGTCGGCGTCGGCGCCTACGCCTCGGCGTCGCGTCGTACGCCACCGCGCCACGGCGACGCGGTCCGGGTCGTCCAGCCCCAGCAGAGCGGCACCGGCACTGTTGAGGATCCACAGCGCTCCGCTGCGGTGCTGCACCCGCACCGGCCGATGGGCCACCAGGGCGTCGAGCCGGTCGCGGTCCAGCGGCCCGGCGACTGACTCGTGGTAGCCGACACCACGGACCCAGGTGCCGGGTGCGACGGCCGAGGCGCGCCCGGTGCCCTCGGCCCTCCGGTCACCGGCGGCTCCCTCCCATCCCCTCCCCCATCCCACCCATCGACAGGAACCTCGGCAAGGCCGGCCCTGCGCTGTCATCACCCTCGGTGCGGCAGGGTGACGACAGCGCAGGGAAGGGAAGCAGCATCGGCGCGCGGTGCGGGCATCACGGGCAGCGCGACGGCACCACCGGACGCGGCTCAGCCGACCGGGGCGAACCGCGTCAGCAACTGCGACTTGGCGACCTTCATCAACCCGGTGCGCGGCAGCACGTCCACGACCTCGACCTGCTCCGGGAGCTTCTGCCGCATCAGGCCGGCCTCCGTCAGCCACGCCCCGAGATCCGCGACGGCGGGTGCCGTGCGTCCGGGCCTCATCACCACGACCGCGCAGACCCGTTCGCCGCGGTCGGCGTCGGGCAGGCCGATGACGGCGGCCTCGGCCAGGTCGGGATGGTTCGCCAGCAGGGCCTCGATCTCCTGCGGGGCGATGTTCTCGCCCTTGCGGATGATGAGGTCCTTGAGCCGGCCCACGACCTCCAGGTGCCCGGTGTCGCGCAGGAGGCCGAGGTCCCCGGTGCGGAACCAGCCGTCCTGGGTGAACGCCGCCGCCGTCGCCTCCGGATCGGTGTAGCCGTGGCACACCCCGGGACCCTTGATCTGCACCTCACCCGCGGTTCCGGCCGCGCACTCCGCACCGTCCGCATCGACCAGCCGCAGGTGGTTGCCCGGCAACGGCCGCCCGTCAGTGGCGGCGAGGATTTCGGGGGCATCCGACGGGGACGCCACCGCGATCATCGGCACCTCGGTCATGCCGTAGTCGTGCGCGAGCACCGCACCAAGCGTGTCCGCGACCTCCCCCACCAGGTGGGGAGGACAGGGCGCCCCGCCGCCCTTCAAGGTACGCAGCGTCGGGATCAGCCGTGTCTCCGGGGCGCTGCGGGCCAGTTCGACGAGCGCCGTGTAGAACGGCGGCGCACCGCCGGTCGTGGTCACGCCGTGTCTGCGGAACAGACCCACCGCCTCGCTGGGATTGAACGCCTCCAGCAGCAGGACGGGATACCCGCCGGCCAGCGCCGCGGTCAGGTACTGGACACCGCCGACGTGTGCGATCGGAAACCCCATGGCGCCGAACTCGCCGGCCTCCTTGCCCAGTTCACCGAACCCGGCGAACGAGAGGCCCGGGACAAGCAGTGAGGTGTCGGTGTGCCGGGCGCCCTTCGGGGCGCCGGTGGCCCCCGAAGTGAAGTGGATCCACGCGACCTCGTCCGGGTCCGGGACGGGGAACGCCGCCGTGTCGGGGCCCGTGGCCGTCGCGTCTCCCGAGGCGGTCGCGTCGTCGAGTTCGGGAGCGTGGTGCCCGATGTCCAGCACCCGAGGCGGGGTTCGTCCGGCGGCGGACAGGGTCTTCGCGACGGTGCCGGCGAGGGCCACGTAGTCGACACCCCGCCAGATGCCCGGAACGAGGAGGCACTCGGCCTCCGAGGTCGCGAGCGCGGCAGTGAGCTCACGCTCCCGGTACAACGGGATCACCGGTGCTTGGACCGCACCGAGACGCCGCAGGGCCGCCATCACCAACGCCGTACTGATCCGGGTGGGCAGCTGCCATGCCACGCGCGTGCCGGGCCCGATGCCCCGGGCCGCCAGGGCTCGGGCCACCCCGGAGGTCCGGCGGTCGAAGTCGGCCCAGGTCAGCGAGACCCCCTCGGCGTCGATGAGCATCATGGCGTCCGGCGTGACGCTCGCCCTGCGCCGGACGAGCCCGTCGAACGTCGGTGCCGTCAACAACCACGGCCATCGCTGGGCCGCCGCCGCGATGGCGGGGGTGGCCTCCATCGACTCGCGCATCATCATGTAACTCCAAACACTTGGCCTGGCTCAGTCAGGTCCGGAGAGGTGGTTGGTCCGACTCTGCCAGAAGTATCTGTTTCTGCACTAGGCCTCAGGGAAGTGTAATCAGTTTAATTATTCTTTAGGTTGACCTGAAGCGTTCCCGGGGCAGCCGTCCGCCGCCCCGCCGGGAGCGGTGCGTCAGCGCGGAGCCATGCGCAGGCCGCCGTCCATCCGGATGACCTCGCCGTTGAGGTAGTCGTGGTCAATGATCGAGAGGGCCAGTTGCGCGTACTCCTCCGGTCGCGCCAGACGCCGCGGGAACGGCACACCTGCGCCGAGTGAGGCGCGGAACTCCTCGGAGACGGTCGCCAGCATCGGGGTCTCCACGATTCCGGGGGCGATGGCGCACACGCGGATGCCGTACTGGGCCAGGTCCCGGGCGGCCGGCAGGGTCAGGCCGACGATGCCCCCCTTGGAGGAGGAGTACGCGGCCTGGCCGATCTGCCCCTCGAACGCGGCGACCGACGCGGTGTTGACGATGACGCCGCGCTGCCCGTTGGCATCCGGCTCGGTCTCGGCGATGGCCTCCGAGGCGAGCGCCAGGACGTTGAAGGAGCCGATCAGGTTGATCTGGACGACCTTGGCGTACAGGTCGAGGTCGTGCACGCCCTTCTTGCCGAGGATCCGCATGGACGGGCCGATGCCGGCGCAGTTGACCACCGTGCGCAGCGGTGCGCCGCTGCCCGCAGCGGTCGCGACTGCGGCACGGACCTGCTCGGCGTCGGTGACATCCGCACCGACGTAGGTGACGCCTTCGACGTCCGGGGCCTTGTCGAGGCCGGCCGGGAGGTCGAGGGCGAAGACGGCCGCGCCCCGGGCGGCCAGGGCCTGCGCGGTCGCCGCGCCGAGGCCGGAGGCACCTCCGGTGACCAGGGCGGCAGTATTGTCGAGCAGCATCAGTTCTCCTGTTTCAGTGGGTTTTCAGCACGGTGACGGTGCCCTTCGCGGGCTCGTTCAGCGCGCGGCTGATGACCATGCGCTGAATCTGGTTGGTCCCCTCGAAGATCTGCATGACCTTGGCTTCGCGCATGTACCGCTCGACGGGGAAGTCACGGGTGTATCCGTACCCGCCGAGCACCTGCACGGCATCCGTGGTGACCTTCATGGCGTTGTCCGTGGCGACGAGCTTGGCGATCGACGCCTCCCGGGTGAAGGGCTGGCCGCAGTCCTTGAGCCGGGCGGCGGACAGGGTGGTGGCGCGGGCGGACTCGATCGCGGCGCCCATGTCGGCCAGTACGAACGCCAGCCCCTGGTGCTCGATGATCGGCTTGCCGAAGGTCTCCCGCTCCTGGGCGTAGCGCACCGCGTGATCGAAGGCGCCCTGGGACAGGCCGACGGCGACGGCCGCGATGCCGAGCCGGCCGGAGTCCAGAGCGGTGAGCGCGATCCGCAGCCCCTGGCCCTCCTCGCCGATGCGGCGATGGACGGGGACCCGCACGTCCTCGAAGCGCACGGTGGCGGTGGCCGAACCGGTCAGTCCCATCTTCCGCTCGGGCACGTCGGCGATCAGGCCGGGAGTGTCCGCGGGGACCAGGAAGCAGGAGATGCCCCGGGAGCGGTCTTCCGAGGTGCGCGCCATGACCGTGTAGAAGTCCGCGTGGCCGCCGTGTGTGGTCCATGCCTTGGTGCCATTGAGCACGTAGTGGTCGCCGTCCCTGACGGCCCGGGTGCGCATGGCCGCGGGATCCGATCCGGCGTGCGGCTCGGACAGGCAGTACGCGCCGAGGAGTTCGCCGCCGAGCATGTCCGGGAGCCACTCCTTCCGCTGCTCCTCGGTGCCGAAGGCGGCGAGGCCGAAGCAGGAGAGCGCGTGCACCGACACGCCGACGGCGACGCTGGACCACACGGCCGCGATCTCCTCCAGCACCTGGAGGTAGACCTCGTACGGCTGACCACCGCCGCCGTACTTCTCGGGATAGGGCAGCCCGAGCAGTCCGGCACGGCCGAGCGTCCGGAAGGCCTCGCGAGGGAACCTCGCCTCCGCCTCCGCCTCGGCCGCTTGGGGGGCGAGTTCCTTCACCGCGAGCGTACGGGTGAGCTCGATGAGGGCGGCGGCTTCGTCAGTCGCCAGGAATCGAGTGGCGGGCATCAGGGCTCCTCCACAAAATGATACTGATAGGAGTACGACAGTATCATTCAACGTACACCCTGAGGAGTCGTCACAGCCATCCACCGCTCTGGGCAGGTCAGCAGGAACGGAAAGGAGACCGGGGCCGGCCGGGCCGTCGGGTCAGGAAGAGACGGCGTGGACGATCAGCGACGCCAGCTCGGCGTACGCCTCGGAGTCGCTGAGACCGGTGCGCGCCGCCACCTCGCCCCGCTGGATCTGCTGCATGGTGGCCGCGGCGACCTCGCCCACGAATGCGGCGTGCACATTCCTGAAGGCTCCCGCTGCCACACCCTCGGTGATCAGCTGCCGGACCCGGTCGGCCGCGTGCCTCGTATTGGCCTCGTACACCTCGCGGGCGGGCCGGAAGTGCGCCATGTCGTCCAGGAACCGCCGGGAGAGCGGCCTGAGCTGCTCGGCCACGGTGTTCAGATAGACCTGTACGCGGTCGGACGGCGCCGTGGTCTCCGCCACCCGCTTCTCGACGGCCTCGGCGGCGGAGCGGAAGTAGTGCCTGACCGCTTCCCCGACCAGGTCCTGCTTGCTTCCGGCGAGCTGGTACAGCGTCGTCTTCGAACAGTGCAGCCGCTCGGCCAGGCCGTCGAGCGTGAACGAGGCGAACCCCTCCGCCGTCAGCAGAGCGACCAGACGCTCCAGCAGGTCGTTCTGGCGGGAGGTGCGGCGGGCGGACGGCATGATCCCAGCATATCCGCGCGCAGCGCCCCGTCGGGCGTCCTCTCCCCGCCCCCGGCCGCCCCGGCCCCTGCTCCGGGGCCCCGCCGCACCGCCGACGCAAGCCGAGGCCGGACCGACTACACCTCCGTGGTCCGCTCGCGGTGCAGGTCCTGGAGCTCCCGGCGGAGCAGCTTTCCGGCTCCCGAGTGAGGCAAGGACGCTTCCACGTACCAGTACTCCGGTACCTTGAAGCCCGCCAGCCGCTCGCGCACGTACCGGCGCAACTCCCCCGCGTCCGGCGGCCGGTCCGCACGGGCCGGAACGACGAAGGCTGCGACCGTCTGGCCCAGCCTCCGGTCCGGGACCCCGACCACTCCGGCGGCGGCAACCGCGTGGTGGCTTTCGAGCACCTGCTCCACCTCAAGGGGGAAGATGTTCTCGCCACCGCGGACGATACGGTCGTGCGTTCGTCCCACCAGGTAGACGTACCCGTCTTTGGTCCGGTGGCCGATGTCACCGGTGCGCAGCCAGCCGTCGGACCCGGTCAGGCTCAGGTGAGGGGCCTGTGCCAGCAGCTCGCCCGCACCCGCCGCGTCCGGGTTGTCGATGCGCAGTCGCAGACCCGGCACCGGACGCCCCACCGAGGTGAGCAGCTCCGGCCGCCCCTGCGCCGCCTCCAGATGGTCCTCCGGCGTGAGGCAGGTGAGCGGACTGCCCTCCGTCTGGCCGAACAGGTTCAGCAGGCGTGTCTCCGGCAGGACGGCCAGGACGCGGCGGAGCGTGTCCGGGTGGATGGGGGAGGCTCCGTAGATCAGCGTGCGCAGGGGCAGGGCGTGCAGGGCCTCGGCGGCGAGCAGCATCTCGATCATGCTCGGCACCAGCAGCGTGTGTGTCACGTTGGCGGGTCCCAGGCTCCGCCACCAGTCGAGGCTGAACGACCGGGTGGCCACAGCGGTCGCGCCGACCGACAGTGCGACCAGCAGCGTGCCCAGGCCGCCGATGTGGTGCACCGGTGAGCCGGTGGCGTAGACGGCCCCCGGGCCGAGGCCGGTCAGCCCGGCGAGCAGTCGGCGGCGCTCCCACAGCACGCCCTGGGTGATCGGCACCCTCTTGGGCAGGCCGGTGGTGCCGGCGGTGTGCAGGTTCACGCACACCGACTCCGGGTCGGTCACCGCCAGGCGTTCGACGCCCCCGCCCTCCGGCCAGGGGGTGATCGGCACGGGCCGGATTCCGGCCGTCCGGGCGATCTCGGCGGCCGTCGCGGCAAAGGCCGGTTCGTACAGCAGGACATCGCTGCCGAGTGCCCGCACGGGGTGGCCGAGTTCGGCCGCGGTGAGCCGCGGGCCGAGCGGTGAGAGCGGGTGGCCGGTGGCCGCACCGGCAAGCAGCAACGCGACCGTGTCGATGTTGGTGGTCACCAACGCGGGCAGCGGTGCTTCCGGTGGCAGTCCGAGGGACTCGATCCAGGACACCGCTCCTGCGGCGGCGGCCAGCAACCGTGCGCCGTCGATCGCACGGTCACCGTCGATCACCGCGAGCCGGCCGGAACCCCGGAGCACGGCGACCATCTCACTGGACCACGTGCGCATGGGCCACTCCTTCTGACGTATCGGCGCGCGGTGCGGCTTTGACCACCTCGTACGCATCCTCTCGCCGAAGCGCACTTCGTGGCCCTCTTCAGTTATATAAGTTGAATAACTATAGGGTTACTTGACGCCGGCCGGAGGCCGGTCCGTGCGCGGAGTCAGGCCCCGATCAGCTCGCGGGCCTCGTTCAGCAGCACCGGAAGGGCTGGGGCCATCCGCGCCATCTCCGGGACGAGCCGGCCCGACTTGCGACCACGCTTGATGAGCAGTGCGGTCGCTCCCGCCTCCTTGTAGCGGGTCAGCGCGTCGAACCAAGCGAGGTCGGGCAGGTCCGGACCGCCCGCGTCCGTGTAGGCGTCGAGCAGTTCCCGGGCGGTGGGCATCCCGGACGGCCCGTTGCCGGGTGCGCCGGGGTGGTGGGCCTCGTCGGTGAAGAAGGTCAGCCACGTGACATCGATGCGCGGATCACCGACCGACCAGATCTCCCAGTCGATGACCGACGTCACGCGGCCGTCCCGGCACAGGGTGTTGCCGAGCCGGTAGTCGCCGTGGTTGACCGTAGGCGCCATCGCCGACGGCATCGTGGCGAGCAGGGCTCGTGCGCATTCCTCGTAGTCGCCCTGGAGGTCGGCGGGGACGGTGGTGAACGCCCGGGTCCACCGGTCGATCTCGTCCTTCAGTCCCACGACCGGCTCGTCCCCCAGGCCGGCCCGCGCCGGGTCCACCCGGTGCAGAGCGGCGAGCACGGCGGCCGCGTCCAGCGCACGGGACCGGATCGCCGGAAACGCCGCCGGGTCACGCTCCTCGATCAGCATGGGCTCGACGCAGTCGCCGGGGACGAAGCCCATCGCGAGAAAAGGCGGTACGTCCGGCGGGTCGCCCGCGTCCTCGAAGAACACGGGGGGCACGGGAACACCGGGCTGATCGTGCAACGCCCGCATGAGCCGGGCCTGGCGCAGCACATCCCGGTTGCGTACCGGTGCCAGTCCCGGAGGGGCGACCTTGAGCACCACCTTGCGCTGCTCCTCCGGTACTCCGCGCAGCTCGGCGGTGAAGGTGAGGCTGGAGGAACCGCCCGTCAGGGGCTCGACACGGGTCACCTCGGCTCCGGGGTGCCAGGCCTGCGCCGCTCCGGTCGCCCGGCCTCGCAGGGTCTCCGCGAGTGCGGAGGTGTCTCCGGTGCTGTCCGTCGTCGCCATCAGTAGAGTCCTCCGTCCACCCGCAGCAGCGCACCGGTGGTGTAGCTGGAGGCCGGGCTCGCCAGGTACAGCGCGCTGGTGACGATCTCCTCCGGCCGCCCCGGGTGGCCGATCGCACTGCGGGTGCTGGTCCGGACCTCCTCGGGCCACGCCTGTGAGATGTCCGTCAGGAACGGCCCGGCCGACAGCGTGTTGACCCTGACCTTGGGCGCGTACTCCAGGGCCAGCACCTGGGTCAGCACGTTGAGAGCGGCCTTGGCGCCGGCGTAGGGACCGAACTTCGGTTGCGGCATCAGCGCGCCCGACGACGAGACGTTGATGATGGATCCGCCCTCGCCGTCGGCCATGCGCCGGCCGACCAGGGCGCCGAGCCGGAAGGGGCCTTTGAAGTTGACGCCGACGACCTTGTCGAACAGCTCCTCGGACGTCTCCTCCGAGGACGGTGCCAGTGGCGACATCCCGGCATTGTTGACCAAGATGTCGATCGTGCCGAAGCGCTGGTACGCGGTGTCCACCAGGTCGTCTATGTCGCTCCACCGCCCGACATGGCAGGCATGGGCGAGCGCCTGGCGGCCCAGGGCCTCGACCTCGGCCGCCACTGTCCGGCAGGTGTCCACCTTGCGGCTGGCGACGACGACGTCCGCGCCGGCCCGCGCGAAGGCGAGCACCATCTCCCGGCCGAGGCCACGGCTGCCCCCGGTCACCAGGGCCACCTTGCCGGTGAGGTCGAAGAGTTCAGTGGTCTTCACAGGCCGTACTCCTTCAGGACGTCGGCGTAACGGCGGCGGGCCGCCTCACGCTTCGGCGGAATGTGCTCGCTCGGGAAGAGGCCCGGAGCGGGCTCGACACCACGCAGCAGTTGCTTGGCCACCGTGGTCCTGTGCACCTCGGTCGGCCCATCGGCCAGGGCGAGAGAGGGCACGCTCATCCACATCTCCGCCAAGGGCATCTCATGGGTGGTGCCGAGTGAGCCGTGCAGGTGCAGCGCACGCCGGACGATGTCGTGGTGGACCTTCGCCATCGCCACCTTGCACATGGCGATCTGGGTGCGAGCCGCCCCGTGCGGCTGGGTGTCGATGACCCAGGCGGTGTGGAGCACCAGCAGGCGGTACTGCTGGAGCTCGATCCAGGAGTCGGCGATCATGGCTTGGACGGCCTGCTTGTCGGCCAGCCGCTCCCCCTGCGTACGGCGGGACACCGCGCGCTCCAGCATCATCTCCATGGCACGGGCGCACTGGCCGACGATGCGCATGGCGTGATGGACCCGGCCGCCGCCGAGGCGGGCCTGGGCCACCTTGAAGCCCTCGCCGGGGCCACCGAGCATGGCGTCGGCGGGAAGGCGCACATGGTCGTAGCGGATGTAGCCATGGATGCCCTCGTCCAGTTCGTCGCGCTCGGCCATGGTGGCGACATTGCGCTTGATCGTGACGCCGGGCGTCTGCGCGGGCACGATGAACATCGACATCCGCTCGTGCGGCCTGGCTTCGGAGTCGGTCACGGCCATGACGATGAGGAACGCCGCGTAGCGGGCGTTGGAGGAGAACCACTTCTCGCCGTCGATCACCCATGTGTCCCCCTCCTGCCAGGCGCGGCAGGTGAACTCCTTGGGGTCCGCGCCGGCCTGCGGTTCGGTCATGGAGAAGGTGGAGACGATGTCCCCGTCGAGCAGTGGTCGCAGATAGCGCTTCCGCTGCTCCTCGGTCCCGAACATCGCCAGGATCTCGGCGTTGCCGGTGTCGGGGGCGGCGGTGCCGAAGACGGTGGGCGCCCAGGAGGAGCGGCCGAGGATCTCGTTCATCAGGGCGAGCTTGAGCTGGCCGTAGCCCTGGCCGCCGAGCTCGGGGCCGAGGTGGCAGGCCCACAGGCCCTGCTCACGCACCTGCTGCTGCAGCGGCCGCAGGATGGCGCGAGCCGCCTCGTTGCCGGTGTCGTACGGGTCGCCGCCGGAGGGGAAGAGGAGGTCGAGCGGCTCCACCTCCTCGCGCACAAAGCGGTTCATCCAGTCCAGCTTCTGCTGGAACTCGGGGTCGGTGGAGAAGTCCCACATGGCTGACCTCCAGTGTCGGCGGTGGTGTTCACCGCGGTTCGGGGCCCGCGCCGCGGTCCGGGGTACGGCCGGCGCCCTCTGCTTCGAGCCGGGTCCGCAGGGTGCGGAGTGTCTCCGTGGCGGCAACGAGGTCGCCCGGGTCCATCCCCTCGGTGACCCGGTCCGCCCACACGCGACTGCGGTCCTGGACGTCCTCGTCCACGGCACGTCCGCGCTCGGTGGGCACCAGTCGGCGGGCCCGCTTGTGATCGGGATTGTCGACGAACTCGATCAGCCCCCGCTGCGCCAGTGCGTCGGCGGTCCGCTGCACGGCCTGCCGGGTGTGCCCGAGGCTACGTCCGATCTGAGGGACCGTCGGGGGCTGTACGGCACGGATGACGGCCGCGAGGACAAGACTCTGGGATCCGGTGAGACCTTCTTCCGCACCCAGCGCCGGGGTGGCGGTGACCAGCCGGCCGCGGGTACGCAGAATCTCGTCGATGAGCACGGACAGGGGATGCAGATCACCAGCAGAC is part of the Peterkaempfera bronchialis genome and encodes:
- a CDS encoding acyl-CoA dehydrogenase family protein, which encodes MWDFSTDPEFQQKLDWMNRFVREEVEPLDLLFPSGGDPYDTGNEAARAILRPLQQQVREQGLWACHLGPELGGQGYGQLKLALMNEILGRSSWAPTVFGTAAPDTGNAEILAMFGTEEQRKRYLRPLLDGDIVSTFSMTEPQAGADPKEFTCRAWQEGDTWVIDGEKWFSSNARYAAFLIVMAVTDSEARPHERMSMFIVPAQTPGVTIKRNVATMAERDELDEGIHGYIRYDHVRLPADAMLGGPGEGFKVAQARLGGGRVHHAMRIVGQCARAMEMMLERAVSRRTQGERLADKQAVQAMIADSWIELQQYRLLVLHTAWVIDTQPHGAARTQIAMCKVAMAKVHHDIVRRALHLHGSLGTTHEMPLAEMWMSVPSLALADGPTEVHRTTVAKQLLRGVEPAPGLFPSEHIPPKREAARRRYADVLKEYGL
- a CDS encoding class I adenylate-forming enzyme family protein codes for the protein MRTWSSEMVAVLRGSGRLAVIDGDRAIDGARLLAAAAGAVSWIESLGLPPEAPLPALVTTNIDTVALLLAGAATGHPLSPLGPRLTAAELGHPVRALGSDVLLYEPAFAATAAEIARTAGIRPVPITPWPEGGGVERLAVTDPESVCVNLHTAGTTGLPKRVPITQGVLWERRRLLAGLTGLGPGAVYATGSPVHHIGGLGTLLVALSVGATAVATRSFSLDWWRSLGPANVTHTLLVPSMIEMLLAAEALHALPLRTLIYGASPIHPDTLRRVLAVLPETRLLNLFGQTEGSPLTCLTPEDHLEAAQGRPELLTSVGRPVPGLRLRIDNPDAAGAGELLAQAPHLSLTGSDGWLRTGDIGHRTKDGYVYLVGRTHDRIVRGGENIFPLEVEQVLESHHAVAAAGVVGVPDRRLGQTVAAFVVPARADRPPDAGELRRYVRERLAGFKVPEYWYVEASLPHSGAGKLLRRELQDLHRERTTEV
- a CDS encoding phosphotransferase family protein — its product is MATTDSTGDTSALAETLRGRATGAAQAWHPGAEVTRVEPLTGGSSSLTFTAELRGVPEEQRKVVLKVAPPGLAPVRNRDVLRQARLMRALHDQPGVPVPPVFFEDAGDPPDVPPFLAMGFVPGDCVEPMLIEERDPAAFPAIRSRALDAAAVLAALHRVDPARAGLGDEPVVGLKDEIDRWTRAFTTVPADLQGDYEECARALLATMPSAMAPTVNHGDYRLGNTLCRDGRVTSVIDWEIWSVGDPRIDVTWLTFFTDEAHHPGAPGNGPSGMPTARELLDAYTDAGGPDLPDLAWFDALTRYKEAGATALLIKRGRKSGRLVPEMARMAPALPVLLNEARELIGA
- a CDS encoding MarR family winged helix-turn-helix transcriptional regulator, producing MIDNKVSLWKSRVMSAGDLHPLSVLIDEILRTRGRLVTATPALGAEEGLTGSQSLVLAAVIRAVQPPTVPQIGRSLGHTRQAVQRTADALAQRGLIEFVDNPDHKRARRLVPTERGRAVDEDVQDRSRVWADRVTEGMDPGDLVAATETLRTLRTRLEAEGAGRTPDRGAGPEPR
- a CDS encoding SDR family NAD(P)-dependent oxidoreductase — protein: MKTTELFDLTGKVALVTGGSRGLGREMVLAFARAGADVVVASRKVDTCRTVAAEVEALGRQALAHACHVGRWSDIDDLVDTAYQRFGTIDILVNNAGMSPLAPSSEETSEELFDKVVGVNFKGPFRLGALVGRRMADGEGGSIINVSSSGALMPQPKFGPYAGAKAALNVLTQVLALEYAPKVRVNTLSAGPFLTDISQAWPEEVRTSTRSAIGHPGRPEEIVTSALYLASPASSYTTGALLRVDGGLY